The following proteins are co-located in the Toxotes jaculatrix isolate fToxJac2 chromosome 9, fToxJac2.pri, whole genome shotgun sequence genome:
- the LOC121187662 gene encoding uncharacterized protein LOC121187662: MSESSSGVNTLSGSFPKSHSSQCSDLGVTGTPLSVDYSPDSGLVSTPLPSNRCRFVSWHRLEQCNVTGDQLTCPRVREGPPEEELFQREGDDVCLERGRWRRRREEEGQRWEERLQENWENCLELNLSYQDLGDPFQEENFLRILRRLIRVEKLQLVDNSLTNLSSVRLPRCRILNLHHNHLVCLRQLPKLPAVEHLCLSENAIGSLGGLGALENSPLRSLNLSRNPVTFTQDYRARVFSCLPKLEVLDGIPKLPEDSSPIRLQFPETTRICNIL, encoded by the exons ATGTCAGAAAG ttcCTCAGGTGTGAACACTCTGAGTGGCAGTTTTCCCAAATCCCACTCGTCCCAGTGCTCTGATCTCGGTGTTACAGGCACACCTCTCTCTGTGGACTATAGTCCTGATTCTGGACTAGTATCTACACCT CTTCCATCAAATCGGTGCCGGTTCGTGTCGTGGCATCGCCTGGAGCAGTGTAACGTCACAGGCGACCAGCTGACCTGCCCCAGGGTCAGAGAAG GGCCACCAGAAGAGGAGCTGTTTCAAAGAGAGGGGGATGATGTGTGTTTGGAGAGAGgacggtggaggaggaggagagaggaggaaggacagagatgggaggagagacTGCAGGAAAATTGGGAAAACTGCCTG GAGTTAAACCTGTCTTACCAGGATTTGGGTGATCCCTTCCAGGAAGAAAATTTCCTCCGGATCCTTCGCCGGTTGATCCGCGTGGAGAAACTTCAGCTGGTTGACAACTCTCTCACCAACCTGAGCTCTGTACGTCTGCCAAG GTGCAGAATACTAAACCTGCACCATAACCACCTGGTGTGTCTGCGTCAGCTGCCAAAGCTCCCAGCAGTGGAGCACCTTTGCCTGTCTGAGAACGCCATCGGCTCCCTGGGGGGACTGGGAGCTCTGGAGAACAGCCCGCTGCGCTCCCTTAACCTGAGCCGCAACCCAGTCACCTTCACTCAGGACTACCGTGCACG tgttttctcctgtttgcCAAAGCTCGAGGTCCTGGATGGAATCCCCAAGTTGCCAGAAGACTCTTCGCCCATCAGACTGCAGTTCCCAGAAACCACCAGGATCTGCAACATTTTGTGA
- the serpini1 gene encoding neuroserpin: protein MLILDILSPLLLLSILLPGYGCRAADIPEDTTSEFSVRLYHQLQAAGGQENIIFSPLSVAVALGMVELGAKGASLEEIRQAIGFSHLLPGGEFSLLQNLTAAMSDDDAHYVIRFANSLFLQEGVTFNPEFLHLMRKYFRADVETVDFSESAAVAEQINSWVENHTESKIRELLSAEDFSSMTRLTLVNAVYFRGSWKNQFRPENTRTFSFSKDDGSEVQTLMMYQQGDFYYGEFSDGSQEAGGVYQVLEMPYEGEDMSMMIVLPRQEVPLASLEPIIKAPLLEEWANNVKRQKVEVYLPRFKVEQKIDLRSTLQELGIKNIFTSGADLSAMTDGKDLYIGKAVQKAYLEVTEEGAEGAVGSGMIALTRTLVLYPQVMADHPFFFVIRNRRTGSILFMGRVMTPEVIEPNDHDFDSM, encoded by the exons ATGTTGATCCTGGACATTTtgtcccctctcctcctcctctccatcctgttGCCGGGCTACGGTTGCCGGGCGGCGGACATTCCGGAGGACACTACATCAGAGTTCTCGGTCAGACTGTACCACCAGCTGCAGGCAGCGGGGGGTCAGGAAAACATAATTTTTTCCCCACTGAGCGTGGCCGTGGCCCTGGGCATGGTGGAGCTGGGGGCTAAAGGGGCATCACTGGAGGAGATACGACAGGCTATAGGATTCAGCCACCTGCTGCCAG GTGGAGAGTTTTCTCTGCTCCAGAACCTGACAGCGGCGATGTCGGATGACGACGCCCACTATGTGATCCGATTTGCCAACAGCCTCTTCCTGCAGGAGGGCGTCACCTTTAATCCTGAGTTCCTGCATCTGATGAGGAAGTATTTCCGGGCTGACGTGGAAACAGTAGATTTCAGCGAATCAGCGGCCGTGGCCGAGCAGATCAACAGCTGGGTGGAAAATCATACCGAGA GTAAGATCCGTGAGCTGTTATCAGCCGAAGACTTCAGCAGCATGACCCGTCTGACACTAGTGAACGCCGTCTACTTCAGGGGCTCCTGGAAAAACCAGTTCAGGCCAGAGAACACAAGAACCTTCTCCTTCAGCAAAGATGACGGCTCTGAAGTCCAGACACTCATGATGTACCAACAGGGAGACTTCTACTACG GTGAGTTCAGCGATGGCTCCCAGGAGGCTGGTGGTGTCTACCAGGTATTAGAGATGCCCTATGAAGGAGAGGACATGTCCATGATGATCGTCCTGCCTCGACAGGAGGTGCCACTGGCTTCACTGGAGCCCATCATCAAAGCACCACTGCTGGAGGAGTGGGCTAACAATGTCAAACGGCAGAAGGTGGAAGTCTACCTACCTAG GTTCAAAGTGGAGCAGAAGATTGACCTGAGGAGCACTCTGCAGGAGCTGGGAATAAAGAACATCTTCACCAGCGGTGCTGATCTCTCCGCCATGACAG atgGTAAAGACCTGTACATTGGCAAGGCAGTGCAGAAGGCCTACTTGGAGGTGACTGAGGAGGGAGCTGAGGGAGCTGTTGGGTCAG GAATGATCGCCCTGACCAGGACTTTGGTGCTGTACCCCCAGGTCATGGCTGATCACCCATTCTTCTTTGTCATCAGAAACAGAAGGACAG GGTCCATCCTGTTCATGGGCAGGGTCATGACCCCTGAAGTCATCGAACCCAATGACCATGACTTTGACTCCATGTAA